The Schistocerca cancellata isolate TAMUIC-IGC-003103 chromosome 4, iqSchCanc2.1, whole genome shotgun sequence genome contains a region encoding:
- the LOC126183790 gene encoding uncharacterized protein LOC126183790 yields MLRSYTSSLNYFETVPTYVPATMLIVTGLIVMCLASRKNRYEYLIKLCGICCLVGGVLCIVVTISTTVIHMSRLQTLRECMYTQKTQTCTCYSALLQSSDKMEEGLRYVFNSTPDCDVIHGALYSCLRALFGLSVIGILICIFSCMLVYQLLSHEKKKMYWEQLEMRCRYMYRQQHTARHCNCCDDCRYPLPHEGFPWEVMDERYWTPRRVGNLYSPNPGEDGNSNTHRPTSGWSWCRLPWARGNTTNQNTRESSQNYRNTTSSPDSQYGFSSRPNPDMHNNQGERRVGVASVQVESYGPGYYMWGPPPPYSNHSSPAHREPILGVLPHSSSMSPPCVSHVHRHCHVQGQFLGEQNCFGNSQLQAAGSNDTNVEEVRKNVLTENYTNADESKLPASADSSSENTKNSSVSRERVSNTLPVRKAKKRIDISSVKSVANIPFSVDQKKQHTSPTHVVAINTTSSFPRNSIQVLFAQQRQITEAYRSQSMSEKIALNDFNVADKLAPHRLETTDGHSEPEDDGRLPNHCSPQMRGVASSAFTVHEAPHGNGNEPTESEVYFADVSSCCNVSVHNDGPDSSFYDEASAPQKQNVTTSSAEEPIVPKPEVLHQVSQCFATSDKSHHLNMKQTGIQQRSSVTTKHVNLKNTSENELALSESANQYHNKCKHEIIDSECKNATADIFNHQKHTLSNSCFHFILTRQRSLSKDNLSVGKQEASHHNNLLCNKQYIEPKSHDEYDTSQNIQQSAMSLSDCEAGVTSHVPDNNENCYTCQVTHSLPQCDNFVATTNYSHNSVYCNNDVVIGDTITSPEPSSVLRIPNDEVLVSNKNNQDETPCISAVLQLSKLHIHQQRNSIHKANSEPLDSFPLLQRNKHFLAPDAQYETIPEQPLQIAKPQLLHTHRHHKNFITVHDTFNGNNVVNATGRLNASHCTNFNSPSSSSPSDRCLNFLVPTVTNVDSSMRLSNNPNNINSSRSFIEGLYQANASTEEESESQTQQTSTCYSDATLDSGCHSGSEFAASHQSGSTRGRNHSSRSECGGEVMGVITVRSVNV; encoded by the exons ATCAAGCTGTGTGGGATATGTTGTTTAGTTGGCGGTGTGCTGTGTATTGTGGTGACCATTAGCACAACAGTTATACATATGAGTAGGCTCCAAACTCTACGTGAATGTATGTACACACAAAAGACACAGACCTGCACATGCTATTCTGCTTTGCTACAGTCATCAGACAAAATGGAGGAAG GTTTACGGTATGTTTTCAACTCAACACCAGACTGTGATGTCATCCATGGAGCACTCTACTCATGCTTACGAGCTTTATTTGGATTATCTGTTATTGGAATTCTAATATGTATTTTTTCTTGTATGCTGGTCTATCAGCTTCTCAG tcatgaaaaaaagaaaatgtactggGAACAATTGGAGATGAGGTGTCGTTATATGTATCGACAACAGCACACAGCACGCCACTGCAACTGCTGCGATGATTGCCGCTACCCACTTCCACATGAAGGATTCCCTTGGGAGGTTATGGATGAGAG ATACTGGACACCACGCAGAGTGGGTAACCTATATTCACCAAACCCAGGTGAAGATGGGAATTCAAATACACACAGGCCTACATCTGGCTGGAGCTGGTGTCGTTTGCCCTGGGCTCGAGGCAATACAACCAACCAAAATACCAG agaaagcagtcAAAATTACCGGAATACCACTAGCAGTCCAGACAGTCAATATGGTTTCAGCAGCCGTCCAAATCCAGACATGCATAACAACCAGGGAGAGAGGAGAGTTGGTGTTGCATCTGTGCAAGTGGAGAGTTATGGCCCAGGTTACTACATGTGGGGACCACCACCGCCATACTCAAACCATAGTAGTCCAGCTCATCGTGAACCTATCCTTGGTGTGCTCCCACATTCTAGTTCTATGAGCCCACCATGTGTCAGTCATGTTCACAGACACTGTCATGTACAAGGCCAGTTTCTTGGAGAGCAGAACTGCTTTGGCAATTCACAGCTCCAGGCAGCAGGCTCCAATGACACAAATGTGGAAGAAGTTAGGAAAAATGTGCTTACTGAAAATTATACAAATGCAGATGAATCAAAATTACCTGCTTCAGCTGACAGTAGCAGTGAAAATACTAAAAATTCATCAGTTAGTAGAGAAAGAGTAAGTAACACACTCCCAGTACGAAAAGCAAAGAAGAGGATAGATATTTCATCTGTGAAATCAGTTGCTAACATACCATTTTCTGTTGATCAAAAGAAACAGCACACATCTCCAACTCATGTTGTTGCTATTAATACAACATCCAGTTTCCCACGAAACAGTATACAAGTATTATTTGCTCAACAACGTCAGATAACAGAAGCATACCGCAGTCAAAGTATGTCTGAAAAAATAGCATTAAATGATTTTAATGTTGCTGATAAATTGGCTCCACATCGTTTGGAAACGACTGATGGTCATTCAGAGCCAGAGGATGATGGAAGACTGCCAAATCACTGCTCACCACAAATGCGAGGTGTGGCAAGTTCAGcttttactgtacatgaagctccacatggaaatggaaatgaaccaACTGAATCTGAGGTTTATTTTGCtgatgtttcttcttgctgtaatgTGTCTGTTCACAATGATGGGCCAGATTCATCTTTCTATGATGAAGCTTCAGctccacagaaacaaaatgttacaaCTTCTTCAGCAGAAGAGCCTATTGTTCCCAAACCAGAAGTATTACACCAAGTATCACAGTGTTTTGCCACATCAGATAAAAGTCATCATCTTAATATGAAGCAAACAGGCATACAGCAAAGAAGCAGTGTCACAACAAAGcatgttaatttaaaaaatacttcaGAAAATGAATTGGCGTTATCAGAAAGTGCTAATCAATATCATAACAAGTGCAAGCATGAAATTATTGATTCTGAATGTAAAAATGCAACAGCTGATATTTTTAATCACCAGAAGCATACTTTATCAAACAGTTGCTTTCATTTTATATTAACAAGACAGAGGAGCCTGTCAAAAGATAATTtgtcagtgggcaagcaggaagCATCACATCATAATAATTTATTGTGCAATAAGCAATATATTGAACCAAAATCTCATGATGAATATGACACATCACAAAATATCCAACAGTCAGCCATGTCACTTTCAGACTGTGAAGCTGGTGTTACTTCTCATGTACCAGATAATAATGAAAATTGTTATACATGTcaggtaacacactctctgccacaATGTGACAATTTTGTAGCAACAACCAATTACAGTCACAATTCAGTATACTGTAACAATGATGTTGTCATAGGAGATACAATTACAAGCCCAGAGCCCTCATCAGTTCTAAGAATACCCAACGATGAAGTATTAGTGAGCAACAAGAACAACCAGGATGAAACTCCTTGCATCTCAGCAGTGCTGCAGCTGAGTAAACTTCACATACATCAGCAAAGGAACAGTATTCATAAAGCTAACAGTGAGCCTCTAGACAGCTTTCCCTTACtacaaagaaataaacattttctggctcctgaTGCACAGTATGAAACAATCCCTGAACAGCCACTGCAAATAGCCAAACCCCAGCTTTTACACACTCATAGgcatcacaaaaattttattacagtACATGACACCTTTAATGGAAATAATGTGGTAAACGCTACAGGGAGACTTAATGCATCCCACTGCACAAACTTTaactccccatcatcatcatctcctagtgacagatgtttaaattttttggtcCCTACAGTGACTAATGTGGATAGCTCCATGAGACTGTCAAATAATCCAAACAACATCAACAGTAGTAGGAGCTTCATAGAAGGATTGTATCAAGCAAATGCCAGTACTGAGGAAGAATCTGAGTCACAGACACAGCAAACTTCGACCTGCTACAGTGATGCTACTTTGGACTCTGGATGCCATAGTGGATCTGAATTTGCTGCCAGTCACCAGAGTGGCAGCACAAGAGGAAGAAACCATAGTTCTAGATCAGAATGTGGAGGAGAAGTAATGGGTGTTATCACAGTTCGTTCAGTTAATGTATAA